From the genome of Chelonia mydas isolate rCheMyd1 chromosome 2, rCheMyd1.pri.v2, whole genome shotgun sequence, one region includes:
- the MC2R gene encoding adrenocorticotropic hormone receptor produces the protein MRPDSASQIMRLLGQTRVPSFENTSNLSMNSDCTQVVVPEEVFFTIAIAGILENLLVLIAVIKNKNLHLPMYLFICSLSVSDMLVSLYKTLENILIILCKMGYLTPRGDFETKMDDVMDSLFVLSLLGSVFSLLAIAADRYITIFFALQYHNIMTLNRALIILAVIWAFCAGSGIAMTIFSHETATVISFTILFPFMLIFILCLYIHMFLLARSHAKKIASLPTSAVPQRVNLKGAITLTIFFGVFLCCWGPFLLHILLMKFCPLNPYCACYMSVFHVNATLILCNGIIDPMIYAFRSPELRSTLKKMFCCTRSDWN, from the exons ATGAGGCCTGATAGTGCTTCTCAAATAATGAGACTCCTAGGGCAGACACGTGTTCCTTCATTTGAAAATACCAGTAATCTCTCCATGAACAGTGACTGCACCCAAGTTGTAGTACCAGAAGAAGTCTTTTTCACAATTGCCATTGCTGGAATACTGGAGAACCTACTTGTCCTTATAGCTGTGATCAAGAATAAGAATCTCCACTTGCCCATGTACTTGTTTATCTGTAGTTTATCAGTTTCAGATATGTTGGTCAGTCTGTACAAAACTTTGGAGAACATCTTGATCATCTTGTGCAAAATGGGGTATCTGACACCTCGTGGAGACTTTGAGACCAAGATGGATGATGTCATGGATTCTTTATTTGTTCTGTCTTTGCTGGGATCAGTTTTCAGCTTGTTAGCCATTGCAGCTGACCGATACATAACTATATTTTTTGCATTACAGTATCATAACATCATGACACTGAATCGTGCTTTAATCATTTTGGCAGTAATTTGGGCATTCTGTGCGGGGAGTGGCATTGCTATGACCATCTTCTCCCATGAAACAGCTACAGTCATTTCCTTCACTATTCTGTTTCCTTTTATGTTAATTTTTATATTATGCCTCTATATCCACATGTTCCTGCTTGCACGATCTCATGCCAAAAAGATCGCTTCACTGCCTACCAGTGCAGTTCCCCAGAGAGTTAACTTGAAAGGAGCTATTACATTAACTATtttctttggtgttttccttTGCTGTTGGGGACCCTTTCTTCTTCACATCCTCCTCATGAAGTTTTGCCCACTTAACCCTTACTGTGCTTGTTACATGTCCGTTTTCCATGTGAATGCTACACTCATCTTGTGCAATGGCATCATTGACCCTATGATTTATGCGTTCCGAAGTCCAGAATTACGGAGTACATTGAAGAAGATGTTCTGTTGCACCAGATCAGACTGGAATTA A